Below is a genomic region from Rubidibacter lacunae KORDI 51-2.
GTCTCGCTTCAGGTGCTGCCACACCCGCTCGGTGGGATTGAGCTCCGGACATTACGGCGGCTGGAATAACAGCATCACGTTTTCTGGGAGCTCCAGACTCTTGGCCGTATGCAGGCGACCGTTGTCCACTTGCAGGAAGAGAAAGTCATCCGGATAAATTTTCGACAGCTCTTCAAGAAAACGCTGGAAACACTGGCTGTCGGCGTGGGACAGCCGCAAGACAAAGCTCTCACCCGTCGCTGTTTCCCCCGCGGCGTACAACCAAATGCCTTGAACTTCCACTGCCATTCCCCTACTGGCTTCACGCCGGACAGCGTGATGCGACGACCCGTCGTGGTCTTCAGTCCGAAGCGACCCTCATCTTCCGTGACGTAGCGGATACGACCCTTGAGTGGCTTCTGCCCCAACCGGTGCGCTCCGAGCAGTGACAGGTCCGCCCCTAAGTTTTTTTAAAAGCCGCACGCCGCGCTTGGCTCTGCCGTCGATGGCGCGGTCGCGGGACCTTCAGTTTCGCTTGCAGCCGGTAGCGCACCAAGTGATGGACGGTGGCGTAGTCGGCCTCGATACCCAGCTGAGTGCGCAGCCATTGCTGAATCTGCGTGTAGCGCTCGAACCCGCCCTCTGGGTCCTGGAGTTGCTTCTGGAGGCAGCGCACCGCCCAATCGGGAATGACACGCGGACGACCGGGGCTAGTTGAGCGCGCCAGCATTTGTGGCAGACCGCCCTGGGGATACCGGGCCAGCCAGCGTTGGAGCGTGCCTCGATGTTTGCCCAGCACCCGCGCTGCAGCCGAGACCGTGAACTGCTCGGCTCGAATCAGGTAGAGCGCTTGCAAGCGCTCTTTCGCTGACGGCTGCTTCTCCGCGCGCAGCAGTGCCTGGAGTTCCTCAGTACTCTCGCGAAATTCAACGTGGGTGACGCCACTCATCAGAGTTTCCTCAGGTCGCTGTTCCTACTTCTAGCATCCGATTCTTACTTTTTTCAATTTGGTATAAATATTCACTAAATCCTGGAAATTGACATTCAGACATCTTCTTGATACTTTTGATAAAGGATATTTGGGGGGCGCTAACGAACTAGTCTACTTTCGCTCGACTGAACTAACTCCTCGCAACTATTTGGGGCTTTCGGAGGAACAGATGATTTGTGTTCGATATGGACTCGAAAAACCAACCCAAAATCTATTTAAATTCCGAAAAGATAAAAATGATGAAGCATAGGAAAAATAGCATA
It encodes:
- a CDS encoding helix-turn-helix domain-containing protein; amino-acid sequence: MSGVTHVEFRESTEELQALLRAEKQPSAKERLQALYLIRAEQFTVSAAARVLGKHRGTLQRWLARYPQGGLPQMLARSTSPGRPRVIPDWAVRCLQKQLQDPEGGFERYTQIQQWLRTQLGIEADYATVHHLVRYRLQAKLKVPRPRHRRQSQARRAAFKKT